A single Gambusia affinis linkage group LG20, SWU_Gaff_1.0, whole genome shotgun sequence DNA region contains:
- the ccdc186 gene encoding coiled-coil domain-containing protein 186 isoform X2 has translation MKHLALTTAALKMEGSHDKLATEEIRSGDECHRSTSNVEEEELIFENSDHAVKTCNQVKSENQLESGLIKTEEGAQISSQHHHDVRETAADDEGDAGKVSSETDRLPLSLSNEAAAASQDVAESPPVIEGTTETLLTFDATAQHDNEPPLESPADDSSPSPSSVQSTSKNSPTDSSTSGISNGPSTPSSDTLSFSPASSPQTTANVSIPLQSSSSPFDTDCSRKLISQIQRSLSQESLLDELESELLACGLSESESRGKGKESSPVNGLPADQEGCMDVFEKCVQYKYTQQEKAIQRLLEENKRHQELILGICSEKDNMKEELKKRAETEKQHMSSIKKLEGRVEELLKELKESREKLIHQEQSAKAALQQLHRETTHRIEQVNKKCDEARQEKEAMVMKYVRGEKEALDLRRDKESLEKRLREALKEVDRQALRGNQLAQEKGRLQQLYDAKEGEVGRLTREGEKLKEEINSHLIKVRWAQNKLKSEADAHKETKDKLRETTSKLAQAKEETEQIRKNCQDMIRTYQESEELRSNELDAKLKETKGELEKHKQEQTDQLEMHRVKAKELEDLKKSYKESIDELETLRTKLKCLEDERPRWEDELTKYREIINRQKAEIGRQREKLEEVTALQGQHERDKQEITSLQEEVESLTSQMTDLQRDVQGSREREAELLGFTEKLSSKNAHLQSESNALQSQLDQVSRSFTELQAKLEETSRFLEDKSRQLKQEEVMRGQEVEGLQEERAALQTEVAQLTTRVEELRDELVTQKRKQAANIKDLTKQLTQARKKLEQVENGGCDRDGSSMGSRSSSSGSLNARQGGSSSVEERSPESQSGPSVMVVDSFPEVDKAVLVDRIVRLQKALARKQEKIEFMEDHIKQLVEEIRKKTKIIQSYVLREESGALSSEASDINKAHLSRRGGIMASLYTSHPADSGLTLDLSLEINRKLQAVLEDTLLKNITLKENLQTLGSEIEKLIKQQKNPADGVRKK, from the exons ATGAAACATCTGGCTCTGACTACAGCTGCGCTGAAAATGGAAggatcacatgataaattagcAACAGAGGAAATACGCTCTGGAGACGAGTGTCATCGTAGTACGTCAAATGTCGAAGAGGAGGAATTAATCTTTGAGAACAGTGATCATGCTGTGAAGACTTGCAATCAGGTGAAAAGTGAGAACCAGCTGGAGAGTGGATTAATCAAGACTGAAGAAGGAGCTCAGATAAGCAGTCAGCACCATCATGATGTGAGAGAGACAGCTgctgatgatgaaggtgatgctGGGAAAGTTTCTAGTGAAACTGATAGACTTCCACTTAGTCTTTCAAATGAGGCTGCTGCTGCCAGTCAGGATGTAGCAGAAAGTCCTCCTGTTATCGAAGGGACAACAGAGACCTTATTGACTTTTGATGCAACAGCTCAGCATGACAACGAGCCACCATTGGAGTCACCCGCTGATGACAGCAGTCCTTCACCCTCTTCTGTCCAAAGCACTTCCAAAAACTCCCCTACAGACTCCTCTACCTCTGGGATCTCTAACGGACCATCCACTCCGAGCTCTGACACGCTCAGCTTCTCACCGGCCTCGAGCCCGCAGACCACCGCCAACGTCTCCATCCCCTTACAATCCTCGTCGAGCCCTTTCGACACCGACTGCAGCCGAAAGCTTATTTCCCAGATCCAGCGCTCGTTGTCGCAAGAGTCGCTGCTGGATGAGCTGGAGTCGGAGCTTTTAGCTTGTGGGTTGTCTGAAAGCGAAAGCAGAGGGAAAGGGAAAGAGAGCTCCCCTGTCAATGGACTCCCAGCAGACCAGGAGGGCTGCATGGACGTCTTTGAGAAGTGTGTGCAGTACAAGTACACTCAACAGGAGAAGGCTATTCAAAG GTTGCTTGAGGAGAACAAGAGACATCAAGAACTGATCCTGGGTATCTGCTCGGAAAAAGACAACATGAAGGAAGAGTTGAAGAagagagcagaaacagaaaagcaacacatGAGCTCCAttaaaaag CTGGAGGGGCGGGTGGAGGAGCTTCTGAAAGAACTGAAGGAGTCGCGGGAGAAACTGATCCACCAGGAGCAATCGGCCAAGGctgctctgcagcagctgcataGGGAGACCACTCACAGGATAGAACAG GTGAACAAGAAGTGTGATGAGGCGCGGCAGGAGAAGGAGGCCATGGTGATGAAATATGTGCGGGGGGAGAAGGAGGCTCTGGACCTGAGGCGGGACAAGGAGAGTTTAGAGAAGAGGCTGAGGGAAGCGCTGAAGGAGGTGGACCGCCAAGCGCTGCGCGGGAACCAGCTGGCTCAGGAGAAAgggcggctgcagcagctgtaTGACGCCAAG GAAGGTGAGGTCGGCCGGCTGACACGAGAAGGGGAAAAGTTGAAAGAGGAGATCAACTCTCATCTGATCAAAGTCAGATGGGCCCAGAACAAGTTAAAGAGTGAAGCAGATGCTCATAAG GAAACAAAAGACAAGCTGAGAGAAACGACATCCAAGTTGGCTCAGGCCAAAGAGGAGACGGAACAGATCCGAAAGAATTGCCAGGACATGATCCGAACGTACCAG GAATCAGAAGAGCTCAGATCCAACGAGTTGGACGCTAAACTGAAGGAAACTAAAGGAGAGTTGGAGAAACACAAGCAGGAGCAAACAGACCAGTTAGAG ATGCATCGAGTAAAGGCTAAAGAGCTGGAGGACCTGAAGAAGAGTTACAAAGAAAGCATAGATGAGCTGGAAACACTCCGCACTAAG TTAAAGTGTCTGGAGGACGAGCGGCCGCGGTGGGAGGATGAGCTGACCAAATACAGGGAGATCATAAACCGGCAGAAGGCTGAGATCGGCCGGCAGAGAGAAAAACTGGAAGAGGTCACTGCGCTTCAGGGGCAGCATGAACG GGACAAACAGGAGATCACCTCTCTCCAGGAGGAAGTGGAGAGCCTGACCAGTCAGATGACTGACCTCCAGCGCGACGTTCAAGGCAGCCGGGAGCGTGAAGCAGAGCTGCTGGGCTTCACCGAGAAGCTGAGCAGCAAGAACGCCCACCTGCAGTCGGAGAGCAACGCGCTGCAGTCTCAGCTGGATCAGGTCAGCAGGAGCTTCACCGAGCTGCAAGCGAAGCTGGAGGAGACCAGCAGGTTCCTGGAGGACAAG TCGCGACAGCTGAAACAGGAAGAAGTGATGAGGGGCCAGGAAGTTGAGGGCCTGCAGGAGGAACGGGCGGCGCTGCAGACAGAGGTGGCCCAGCTGACGACCAGAGTGGAGGAGCTGAGGGACGAGCTGGTGACCCAGAAACGGAAACAAGCTGCCAACATCAAAGACCTCACAAAACAACTAACACAAG cccGTAAAAAGTTGGAGCAGGTTGAGAATGGCGGCTGCGACCGAGACGGCAGCAGTATGGGCAGTCGCTCCAGTTCCTCAG GTTCCTTAAATGCACGCCAAGGGGGGAGCAGCAGCGTTGAGGAGCGGTCGCCAGAGAGCCAGTCCGGTCCCTCCGTTATGGTGGTGGACAGCTTCCCAGAGGTGGACAAGGCCGTCCTCGTGGACCGGATTGTCCGTCTGCAAAAAGCGTTGGCGAGAAAGCAGGAAAAGATCGAGTTCATGGAGGATCACATTAAACAGCTGGTGGAAGAGATCCGGAAAAAGACTAA GATTATCCAGAGCTACGTGCTAAGAGAGGAGTCAGGGGCCCTCTCATCAGAGGCCTCTGATATTAACAAGGCCCACCTCAGCCGGCGGGGAGGCATCATGGCGTCGCTTTACACCTCCCACCCGGCGGACAGCGGCCTGACCCTGGACCTGTCTCTGGAGATTAACAGGAAGCTGCAGGCAGTGCTGGAGGACACGCTGCTGAAGAACATAACTCTGAAG GAGAATCTGCAGACTCTGGGCTCTGAGATTGAAAAACTgataaagcagcagaagaatCCAGCAGACGGAGTCAGGAAGAAGTGA
- the ccdc186 gene encoding coiled-coil domain-containing protein 186 isoform X1, producing the protein MKHLALTTAALKMEGSHDKLATEEIRSGDECHRSTSNVEEEELIFENSDHAVKTCNQVKSENQLESGLIKTEEGAQISSQHHHDVRETAADDEGDAGKVSSETDRLPLSLSNEAAAASQDVAESPPVIEGTTETLLTFDATAQHDNEPPLESPADDSSPSPSSVQSTSKNSPTDSSTSGISNGPSTPSSDTLSFSPASSPQTTANVSIPLQSSSSPFDTDCSRKLISQIQRSLSQESLLDELESELLACGLSESESRGKGKESSPVNGLPADQEGCMDVFEKCVQYKYTQQEKAIQRLLEENKRHQELILGICSEKDNMKEELKKRAETEKQHMSSIKKLEGRVEELLKELKESREKLIHQEQSAKAALQQLHRETTHRIEQVNKKCDEARQEKEAMVMKYVRGEKEALDLRRDKESLEKRLREALKEVDRQALRGNQLAQEKGRLQQLYDAKEGEVGRLTREGEKLKEEINSHLIKVRWAQNKLKSEADAHKETKDKLRETTSKLAQAKEETEQIRKNCQDMIRTYQESEELRSNELDAKLKETKGELEKHKQEQTDQLEMHRVKAKELEDLKKSYKESIDELETLRTKLKCLEDERPRWEDELTKYREIINRQKAEIGRQREKLEEVTALQGQHERDKQEITSLQEEVESLTSQMTDLQRDVQGSREREAELLGFTEKLSSKNAHLQSESNALQSQLDQVSRSFTELQAKLEETSRFLEDKSRQLKQEEVMRGQEVEGLQEERAALQTEVAQLTTRVEELRDELVTQKRKQAANIKDLTKQLTQARKKLEQVENGGCDRDGSSMGSRSSSSGTALRFGSLNARQGGSSSVEERSPESQSGPSVMVVDSFPEVDKAVLVDRIVRLQKALARKQEKIEFMEDHIKQLVEEIRKKTKIIQSYVLREESGALSSEASDINKAHLSRRGGIMASLYTSHPADSGLTLDLSLEINRKLQAVLEDTLLKNITLKENLQTLGSEIEKLIKQQKNPADGVRKK; encoded by the exons ATGAAACATCTGGCTCTGACTACAGCTGCGCTGAAAATGGAAggatcacatgataaattagcAACAGAGGAAATACGCTCTGGAGACGAGTGTCATCGTAGTACGTCAAATGTCGAAGAGGAGGAATTAATCTTTGAGAACAGTGATCATGCTGTGAAGACTTGCAATCAGGTGAAAAGTGAGAACCAGCTGGAGAGTGGATTAATCAAGACTGAAGAAGGAGCTCAGATAAGCAGTCAGCACCATCATGATGTGAGAGAGACAGCTgctgatgatgaaggtgatgctGGGAAAGTTTCTAGTGAAACTGATAGACTTCCACTTAGTCTTTCAAATGAGGCTGCTGCTGCCAGTCAGGATGTAGCAGAAAGTCCTCCTGTTATCGAAGGGACAACAGAGACCTTATTGACTTTTGATGCAACAGCTCAGCATGACAACGAGCCACCATTGGAGTCACCCGCTGATGACAGCAGTCCTTCACCCTCTTCTGTCCAAAGCACTTCCAAAAACTCCCCTACAGACTCCTCTACCTCTGGGATCTCTAACGGACCATCCACTCCGAGCTCTGACACGCTCAGCTTCTCACCGGCCTCGAGCCCGCAGACCACCGCCAACGTCTCCATCCCCTTACAATCCTCGTCGAGCCCTTTCGACACCGACTGCAGCCGAAAGCTTATTTCCCAGATCCAGCGCTCGTTGTCGCAAGAGTCGCTGCTGGATGAGCTGGAGTCGGAGCTTTTAGCTTGTGGGTTGTCTGAAAGCGAAAGCAGAGGGAAAGGGAAAGAGAGCTCCCCTGTCAATGGACTCCCAGCAGACCAGGAGGGCTGCATGGACGTCTTTGAGAAGTGTGTGCAGTACAAGTACACTCAACAGGAGAAGGCTATTCAAAG GTTGCTTGAGGAGAACAAGAGACATCAAGAACTGATCCTGGGTATCTGCTCGGAAAAAGACAACATGAAGGAAGAGTTGAAGAagagagcagaaacagaaaagcaacacatGAGCTCCAttaaaaag CTGGAGGGGCGGGTGGAGGAGCTTCTGAAAGAACTGAAGGAGTCGCGGGAGAAACTGATCCACCAGGAGCAATCGGCCAAGGctgctctgcagcagctgcataGGGAGACCACTCACAGGATAGAACAG GTGAACAAGAAGTGTGATGAGGCGCGGCAGGAGAAGGAGGCCATGGTGATGAAATATGTGCGGGGGGAGAAGGAGGCTCTGGACCTGAGGCGGGACAAGGAGAGTTTAGAGAAGAGGCTGAGGGAAGCGCTGAAGGAGGTGGACCGCCAAGCGCTGCGCGGGAACCAGCTGGCTCAGGAGAAAgggcggctgcagcagctgtaTGACGCCAAG GAAGGTGAGGTCGGCCGGCTGACACGAGAAGGGGAAAAGTTGAAAGAGGAGATCAACTCTCATCTGATCAAAGTCAGATGGGCCCAGAACAAGTTAAAGAGTGAAGCAGATGCTCATAAG GAAACAAAAGACAAGCTGAGAGAAACGACATCCAAGTTGGCTCAGGCCAAAGAGGAGACGGAACAGATCCGAAAGAATTGCCAGGACATGATCCGAACGTACCAG GAATCAGAAGAGCTCAGATCCAACGAGTTGGACGCTAAACTGAAGGAAACTAAAGGAGAGTTGGAGAAACACAAGCAGGAGCAAACAGACCAGTTAGAG ATGCATCGAGTAAAGGCTAAAGAGCTGGAGGACCTGAAGAAGAGTTACAAAGAAAGCATAGATGAGCTGGAAACACTCCGCACTAAG TTAAAGTGTCTGGAGGACGAGCGGCCGCGGTGGGAGGATGAGCTGACCAAATACAGGGAGATCATAAACCGGCAGAAGGCTGAGATCGGCCGGCAGAGAGAAAAACTGGAAGAGGTCACTGCGCTTCAGGGGCAGCATGAACG GGACAAACAGGAGATCACCTCTCTCCAGGAGGAAGTGGAGAGCCTGACCAGTCAGATGACTGACCTCCAGCGCGACGTTCAAGGCAGCCGGGAGCGTGAAGCAGAGCTGCTGGGCTTCACCGAGAAGCTGAGCAGCAAGAACGCCCACCTGCAGTCGGAGAGCAACGCGCTGCAGTCTCAGCTGGATCAGGTCAGCAGGAGCTTCACCGAGCTGCAAGCGAAGCTGGAGGAGACCAGCAGGTTCCTGGAGGACAAG TCGCGACAGCTGAAACAGGAAGAAGTGATGAGGGGCCAGGAAGTTGAGGGCCTGCAGGAGGAACGGGCGGCGCTGCAGACAGAGGTGGCCCAGCTGACGACCAGAGTGGAGGAGCTGAGGGACGAGCTGGTGACCCAGAAACGGAAACAAGCTGCCAACATCAAAGACCTCACAAAACAACTAACACAAG cccGTAAAAAGTTGGAGCAGGTTGAGAATGGCGGCTGCGACCGAGACGGCAGCAGTATGGGCAGTCGCTCCAGTTCCTCAGGTACTGCTCTGAGATTTG GTTCCTTAAATGCACGCCAAGGGGGGAGCAGCAGCGTTGAGGAGCGGTCGCCAGAGAGCCAGTCCGGTCCCTCCGTTATGGTGGTGGACAGCTTCCCAGAGGTGGACAAGGCCGTCCTCGTGGACCGGATTGTCCGTCTGCAAAAAGCGTTGGCGAGAAAGCAGGAAAAGATCGAGTTCATGGAGGATCACATTAAACAGCTGGTGGAAGAGATCCGGAAAAAGACTAA GATTATCCAGAGCTACGTGCTAAGAGAGGAGTCAGGGGCCCTCTCATCAGAGGCCTCTGATATTAACAAGGCCCACCTCAGCCGGCGGGGAGGCATCATGGCGTCGCTTTACACCTCCCACCCGGCGGACAGCGGCCTGACCCTGGACCTGTCTCTGGAGATTAACAGGAAGCTGCAGGCAGTGCTGGAGGACACGCTGCTGAAGAACATAACTCTGAAG GAGAATCTGCAGACTCTGGGCTCTGAGATTGAAAAACTgataaagcagcagaagaatCCAGCAGACGGAGTCAGGAAGAAGTGA